The proteins below come from a single Carassius carassius chromosome 11, fCarCar2.1, whole genome shotgun sequence genomic window:
- the LOC132152519 gene encoding uncharacterized protein LOC132152519 yields MEEIILENKPKLIKWLSSDSDIFLQYVQAKKLITTSQYTELMDMRAMERVIRLLDIILGKGENVCRKFLDLLKEDDVNESSPELREWIKTVYTEEQKTENDCKRRESGDRPIQDQKPDRDCQQMPIQDCQMFLKKNLSLLVQKVCNIDPIIDDLDLHPESVAKVRAKSTSQEKMRTLLGHVNCESIAKDLVIALFKHEKHLMNELQNN; encoded by the exons ATGGAGGAAATCATTTTGGAAAACAAACCTAAACTCATCAAATGGCTTAGTTCGGATTCAGACATTTTTCTGCAGTATGTTCAAGCTAAAAAACTTATAACAACGTCGCAGTATACTGAACTGATGGACATGAGAGCTATGGAAAGGGTTATCAGACTTCTTGACATTATCCTTGGAAAGGGTGAAAATGTGTGTCGAAAATTTCTGGATTTGCTGAAAGAAGATGATGTGAATGAAAGTTCTCCCGAACTCAGAGAATGGATCAAAACAGTGTACACTGAAG aacagaaaacagaaaatgacTGTAAAAGACGAGAAAGTGGTGACAGGCCAATACAGG ACCAGAAACCTGATAGAGACTGTCAACAGATGCCAATACAAG ATTGTCagatgtttctaaaaaaaaacttaagtctTTTGGTTCAAAAAGTGTGTAACATTGATCCAATTATTGATGATCTTGACCTACACCCTGAATCAGTTGCAAAGGTGAGAGCGAAGTCAACCAGTCAAGAGAAGATGAGGACACTGCTTGGCCATGTGAATTGTGAAAGCATTGCTAAGGACCTGGTCATCGCTCTGTTCAAGCATGAAAAACATCTAATGAATGAACTGCAGAACAACTAG